TCCTGCGGCAGCATCAGGGTGGTGACGACATAGGTGCTGCCCCAGATGGCGGGCGCCAGGGCAGTCAGCAGCAGATCGGAACCGCGGTTCATGGTCATGCTCCGGCAAGGGTTCAGGCAAGTTCGAGCACGTCGCGGACGGGGCGGCGCGGCTTCTGCGGCCAATTGCCTTCCTGCGCGTAGCCCATGGCGACCAGCATGACCGGCACCTCCTCCTGGCGCAAGCCGAAGGCCCGGGCCACGCCGGCGGCGTCAAAGCCGGTCATCGGGCTGGCGGCCAGGCCTTGGGCCTGTCCCGCCAGCATCAGGGTGGAGGCGCCGAAGGTGGCGCTGCGCACGGCCTCGTCGCGCCGGGTCTGCGGCGAGTCGGCGTAGAGGCGGCTGGCCGCGGCTTCCCAGGACGGCACCATGGCCGCCGGCATGAAGCCCGCGTCCACCGA
The sequence above is drawn from the Achromobacter xylosoxidans genome and encodes:
- a CDS encoding nitroreductase family protein; this translates as MNHALTDAIAQRISANFFDPARGVDDDNIHTLIAWATRAPTAFNLQNWRFIAVRSQEGKRRLRELAWNQPKVSESAVTFIVLGVLPQAAWMADRLQPSVDAGFMPAAMVPSWEAAASRLYADSPQTRRDEAVRSATFGASTLMLAGQAQGLAASPMTGFDAAGVARAFGLRQEEVPVMLVAMGYAQEGNWPQKPRRPVRDVLELA